The following are encoded in a window of Ktedonobacterales bacterium genomic DNA:
- a CDS encoding ABC transporter ATP-binding protein, producing the protein MNNVVEVHRLTKSYGNVTAVNDISFFMEAGKIYGLLGRNGAGKTTIMQILTAQIFATSGEVQVFGEAPYENSRVLSQVCFVKENQRFPNNFRVIDVLEQAALFLPQWDRQFAFTLIEDFRLPLKRKIKALSRGMLSSVGIVVGLASRAPLTIFDEPYLGLDAVARNLFYERLIEDYAEHPRTIILSTHLIDEVSRLLEHIIVIDQGRLILDEEADALRGRAFTVIGAASKVETYTAGKAMLGREPLGDLVSATVMGNGDKGERKQAEALGLELAPVSMQQLIVHLTSEKSERKAAEVR; encoded by the coding sequence ATGAACAACGTTGTCGAAGTCCATCGGCTGACAAAATCGTATGGAAACGTCACGGCGGTCAATGACATAAGTTTTTTTATGGAAGCAGGGAAGATTTATGGGCTGCTGGGGAGAAACGGCGCTGGCAAAACAACGATCATGCAGATCCTCACGGCGCAGATCTTCGCCACCAGCGGCGAAGTCCAGGTGTTTGGGGAAGCGCCCTATGAGAACAGCCGCGTGCTGAGCCAGGTCTGCTTCGTCAAGGAAAACCAGAGGTTTCCCAATAACTTTCGCGTGATTGACGTGCTGGAGCAGGCGGCCCTGTTTTTGCCCCAGTGGGACCGACAGTTTGCCTTCACGTTGATCGAAGATTTCCGCTTGCCGCTGAAACGGAAAATCAAGGCGTTGTCCAGAGGCATGCTCTCCTCGGTGGGCATCGTTGTCGGCCTTGCCAGCCGCGCTCCGCTGACCATCTTCGACGAGCCGTATCTGGGCCTCGATGCCGTAGCCAGGAACCTGTTTTATGAGCGACTGATCGAGGATTACGCGGAGCATCCGCGCACGATCATCCTGTCAACGCACCTGATTGACGAGGTGAGCCGGTTGTTGGAACACATCATCGTCATAGACCAGGGCAGGCTGATTCTCGATGAAGAAGCCGACGCCCTGCGCGGACGAGCGTTTACCGTCATCGGCGCGGCGTCGAAGGTCGAGACCTACACCGCAGGCAAAGCCATGCTTGGACGGGAGCCGCTGGGCGATCTGGTTTCGGCGACCGTCATGGGCAATGGTGACAAAGGAGAGCGCAAGCAAGCCGAAGCCCTCGGCCTGGAACTCGCTCCAGTCTCTATGCAGCAGTTGATCGTCCATCTGACGAGCGAAAAATCTGAAAGAAAGGCAGCGGAAGTCCGATGA
- a CDS encoding type II toxin-antitoxin system HicB family antitoxin, translating to MLTDYIRAAMRRATYEVLSDGTFYGKIPGFQGVWANAPTLEACREELREVLEGWMRLRLADNLDLPAIEGNTPIISTALCPWHA from the coding sequence ATGTTGACTGACTATATTCGCGCAGCGATGCGTCGGGCAACCTATGAAGTCTTGTCCGATGGCACCTTCTATGGCAAGATTCCAGGCTTTCAAGGTGTTTGGGCCAACGCGCCAACGCTTGAGGCGTGCCGCGAAGAACTGCGCGAGGTGTTGGAGGGCTGGATGCGCCTGCGCCTCGCGGATAATCTCGATCTGCCCGCCATCGAAGGCAACACGCCGATCATCAGTACCGCCCTCTGCCCCTGGCACGCCTAG
- a CDS encoding TOBE domain-containing protein has protein sequence MQISARNQLQGKVKSVKLGTVMAEVVVALPDGQEIVSAITRGSAESLRLQAGDQVIAIIKSTEVMIGKA, from the coding sequence ATGCAGATAAGCGCTCGCAATCAGTTGCAGGGCAAGGTAAAAAGCGTCAAGCTGGGTACGGTGATGGCCGAGGTGGTGGTTGCGCTGCCCGATGGGCAGGAGATCGTTTCCGCCATCACGCGCGGTTCCGCCGAGTCGCTGAGGCTTCAGGCAGGCGATCAGGTTATTGCTATCATCAAATCAACTGAGGTAATGATCGGCAAAGCATAG
- a CDS encoding GH1 family beta-glucosidase, protein MRERLTIQDIARLAGVSTATVSRVLNQKPDVDPLTRERIARIMDEHGFVPDFSAMRLAGNQGRKSRAAGPVFPASFLWGAATSAYQIEGAAHEDGRGLSIWDTFAQEPGTIHGGETGAIAADHYHHMLEDVALMAQLNLNAYRFSLSWPRVLPEGRGAINERGLDFYDRLVDALLARGIAPVATLYHWDLPLALHDQGGWPKRKTAFAFADYAEIAARRLGDRIAWWITLNEPWCSAYLGYGLGVHAPGIQQPQSAIDAAHHLLLAHGLAVPRIRSHARADAQVGITLNLTPIFAADDRAETWQGVERADVLHNRWLLDPLFHARYPERLFADLAAAPPPLESEDMALISTPLDFLGVNYYSRALIRAPGRARGHRPSAEAYEYVSPVPEASYTQMAWEIYPPGLAEALRRVHRDYAPRLILVTENGAAFDDQWDGRNHIPDKRRVHYLSEHIHVLEESLRQEIPLGGYFAWSLMDNFEWVDGYSQRYGLVYVDYLTQRRIIKESGRWYAAFIAAQKQREESVS, encoded by the coding sequence ATGAGAGAACGACTGACGATACAGGATATTGCGCGTCTCGCCGGAGTTTCGACGGCTACTGTCTCGCGGGTGCTGAATCAGAAGCCCGACGTGGACCCGCTCACACGCGAGCGCATCGCGCGCATCATGGACGAACACGGCTTTGTACCCGATTTCTCAGCTATGCGGCTTGCCGGTAATCAAGGGCGGAAAAGCCGCGCGGCTGGCCCGGTCTTTCCCGCCAGTTTCCTGTGGGGCGCGGCCACGTCGGCCTACCAGATTGAAGGCGCGGCTCACGAAGATGGGCGCGGCCTCTCCATCTGGGACACCTTTGCCCAGGAGCCAGGGACCATACACGGGGGCGAAACCGGCGCGATTGCTGCCGATCATTATCACCACATGCTCGAAGACGTGGCGCTGATGGCCCAGCTTAACCTCAACGCCTATCGCTTCTCCCTCTCCTGGCCGCGCGTCCTGCCCGAAGGCCGGGGCGCGATCAACGAGCGTGGCCTCGATTTCTATGATCGCCTGGTTGACGCGCTGCTGGCGCGCGGCATCGCTCCGGTAGCGACCCTCTACCATTGGGATTTGCCGCTGGCGCTGCACGATCAAGGCGGCTGGCCGAAACGCAAGACCGCCTTCGCGTTCGCCGACTATGCGGAGATCGCTGCCCGGCGGCTGGGAGATCGTATCGCCTGGTGGATCACCCTGAACGAACCCTGGTGTTCCGCCTACCTCGGCTATGGGCTGGGCGTCCACGCGCCAGGCATCCAGCAGCCGCAATCTGCGATAGATGCCGCCCATCACCTGCTGCTGGCGCACGGTTTAGCGGTTCCACGCATCCGGTCCCACGCGCGCGCCGATGCCCAGGTCGGTATCACCCTCAATCTCACGCCCATCTTTGCCGCCGACGACCGCGCCGAAACCTGGCAGGGCGTTGAGCGCGCGGATGTGCTGCATAACCGCTGGCTGCTCGATCCGCTTTTCCACGCGCGCTACCCCGAACGGCTGTTTGCCGACCTTGCCGCCGCGCCCCCGCCGCTTGAAAGCGAGGATATGGCCCTGATCTCAACCCCGCTCGATTTTTTGGGCGTCAACTACTATTCGCGCGCGCTCATCCGCGCGCCGGGGCGCGCGCGGGGACACAGACCTTCTGCTGAAGCCTACGAATACGTCTCCCCGGTCCCTGAAGCCAGCTACACGCAGATGGCCTGGGAGATTTATCCGCCAGGCTTAGCCGAGGCGCTGAGGCGAGTTCACCGCGACTACGCGCCCAGGCTCATCCTGGTTACTGAGAACGGGGCCGCCTTCGACGACCAGTGGGATGGTAGAAACCATATCCCCGATAAGCGGCGCGTACACTATCTGAGCGAGCACATTCATGTTCTGGAGGAATCGCTGCGGCAAGAGATTCCGCTTGGTGGGTATTTCGCCTGGTCGCTTATGGACAACTTCGAGTGGGTTGATGGCTACAGCCAGCGGTACGGGCTGGTGTACGTTGATTACCTCACCCAGCGCCGCATCATCAAGGAGAGCGGGCGCTGGTATGCAGCCTTCATCGCAGCACAAAAACAGCGGGAGGAGAGTGTTTCATGA
- a CDS encoding PaaI family thioesterase, which produces MEPRAFQDELAEAGFYHCWGCGSQNEHGLQIKSYWDDGDGICTWQPQPYHQAWPGIVNGGILATIIDCHSACTATAAAYRAENRAMNTPPLIAFVTAALQISYLRPTPITEPLLLRAVISHQTRNKIRLTCVLTVQGQTCVRAEAVMVRLRAKPGAGG; this is translated from the coding sequence TTGGAGCCACGAGCGTTTCAAGACGAGCTTGCCGAAGCGGGCTTTTATCATTGCTGGGGCTGTGGGAGCCAGAATGAGCATGGCTTGCAGATCAAGAGCTACTGGGACGACGGTGATGGCATCTGCACGTGGCAGCCGCAGCCCTATCATCAGGCGTGGCCTGGCATCGTGAATGGTGGCATCCTTGCCACCATCATTGATTGCCATTCTGCCTGCACCGCCACTGCGGCGGCCTATCGCGCAGAAAATCGGGCGATGAACACGCCGCCCCTGATCGCGTTTGTCACGGCGGCGCTGCAAATCTCGTATCTGCGCCCGACGCCGATCACGGAGCCGCTGCTGCTGCGCGCGGTGATTTCTCACCAGACCAGGAATAAGATCCGCCTCACCTGCGTCCTTACCGTCCAGGGGCAAACCTGCGTGCGCGCGGAGGCGGTGATGGTGCGCTTGCGGGCGAAACCAGGCGCGGGCGGATGA
- a CDS encoding NADPH:quinone oxidoreductase family protein translates to MKAVLCKAYGPPESLVIEEVEPLKPGRGQAVVSVKACGVNFPDTLIIQGLYQFKPPLPFAPGGEVAGVVKEVGAGVENVKPGDRVIAFTAYGGFAEEVVAEAAALIPMPAEMDFATASAFVMTYGTDIHALKDRAKLQPGETLLVLGAAGGIGLAAVEIGKTLGAKVIAAASTEEKLAICRQHGADDTINYSSEDLKERVKALTNGQGVDVIVDPVGGAYSEPALRGMAWNGRFLVIGFTAGEIPRIPLNLTLLKGCAILGVFWGSFAARDPQHNQENLRELLGWLQAGKLRPRISARYPLERAADALNDIMQRKVTGKAVLVV, encoded by the coding sequence ATGAAAGCCGTGTTGTGTAAAGCCTATGGTCCCCCGGAAAGCCTGGTGATCGAAGAAGTCGAGCCGCTCAAGCCAGGCAGAGGCCAGGCGGTGGTGAGCGTCAAAGCGTGCGGAGTCAACTTCCCCGACACACTGATTATCCAGGGTCTCTATCAGTTCAAGCCGCCCCTGCCTTTCGCCCCAGGGGGCGAGGTGGCGGGCGTCGTCAAAGAGGTCGGCGCGGGCGTCGAAAACGTCAAGCCTGGCGACCGGGTAATTGCCTTTACGGCGTATGGCGGCTTTGCCGAAGAAGTGGTGGCCGAGGCCGCCGCGCTGATCCCTATGCCCGCTGAGATGGATTTCGCCACCGCTTCGGCTTTTGTGATGACCTATGGCACCGACATCCACGCGCTGAAGGACCGGGCAAAGCTTCAGCCCGGCGAAACCCTGCTGGTGCTGGGCGCGGCGGGCGGCATCGGGCTGGCTGCGGTCGAAATTGGCAAGACGCTGGGCGCGAAGGTGATCGCCGCCGCCTCCACCGAAGAGAAGTTGGCGATCTGCCGCCAGCATGGCGCTGACGACACCATCAACTACAGCAGCGAAGACCTGAAAGAGCGTGTCAAGGCGCTGACCAATGGGCAGGGCGTTGATGTGATTGTGGACCCCGTTGGCGGCGCGTATTCCGAGCCTGCGCTGCGCGGCATGGCCTGGAATGGCCGCTTCCTGGTGATCGGCTTCACCGCAGGCGAGATACCGCGCATTCCGCTCAACCTGACGCTGCTCAAGGGCTGCGCCATCCTTGGCGTCTTCTGGGGCAGCTTTGCCGCCCGCGATCCTCAGCACAACCAGGAAAACCTGCGCGAACTGCTGGGCTGGCTCCAGGCGGGCAAGCTCAGGCCGCGCATCTCGGCCAGGTATCCGCTGGAACGCGCCGCCGACGCGCTCAACGACATCATGCAGCGCAAGGTGACGGGCAAAGCCGTCCTGGTCGTATAG